One Pseudomonas muyukensis DNA segment encodes these proteins:
- the nrdR gene encoding transcriptional regulator NrdR: MHCPFCGANDTKVIDSRLVAEGEQVRRRRECVACGERFTTFETAELVLPRLIKQDGTRQPFDEDKLRAGMQRALEKRPVSVERLEAALAHIKSRLRATGEREVKSLVVGEMVMAELRKLDEVAYIRFASVYRRFQDLDEFREEIDRLAREPAKE; the protein is encoded by the coding sequence ATGCACTGTCCCTTTTGCGGTGCCAACGACACCAAGGTCATCGACTCGCGCCTGGTCGCCGAGGGCGAACAGGTGCGTCGCCGCCGTGAGTGCGTCGCCTGCGGCGAGCGCTTCACCACATTCGAAACCGCCGAACTGGTCCTGCCCCGCCTGATCAAGCAGGACGGCACCCGCCAGCCCTTCGACGAAGACAAGCTGCGTGCCGGCATGCAGCGCGCGCTGGAAAAGCGCCCGGTCAGCGTCGAGCGCCTGGAAGCGGCGTTGGCGCATATCAAGAGCCGCCTGCGCGCCACCGGCGAGCGCGAGGTCAAGTCGCTGGTGGTCGGCGAGATGGTGATGGCCGAGCTGCGCAAGCTCGACGAAGTCGCCTATATTCGTTTCGCCTCGGTCTACCGGCGCTTCCAGGACCTCGACGAATTCCGCGAAGAAATCGACCGCCTGGCCCGCGAGCCAGCCAAAGAGTAA
- a CDS encoding YbaY family lipoprotein, whose amino-acid sequence MHYRALVVLCCAALLAACGSDRPKPEQAPAPPPAKVAKKAQPLGPLPAYQRELSGTLMDIPAGADVELALLVIDERGRPQRLLASSNLTGTGQALPYQLRFNPEAFPAGARVELRGRASRSGQLILHLQPVRIAQAQTQATGPLRFEQAP is encoded by the coding sequence ATGCACTATCGAGCGCTCGTCGTGCTGTGCTGCGCCGCCCTGCTCGCCGCCTGCGGCAGCGACCGGCCCAAGCCCGAACAGGCCCCGGCGCCGCCACCGGCCAAGGTGGCGAAGAAAGCCCAGCCGCTGGGGCCACTACCGGCCTACCAGCGCGAGCTCAGCGGCACCCTGATGGATATTCCCGCCGGCGCCGACGTGGAACTGGCCCTGCTGGTCATCGATGAGCGCGGCCGCCCGCAGCGCCTGCTGGCCAGCAGCAACCTGACCGGCACCGGCCAGGCCCTGCCCTACCAATTGCGCTTCAACCCCGAGGCCTTCCCGGCCGGTGCCCGTGTCGAGCTGCGCGGCCGCGCCAGCCGCTCCGGCCAGTTGATCCTGCACCTGCAACCGGTACGCATTGCCCAGGCACAGACCCAGGCCACCGGCCCACTGCGCTTCGAACAGGCCCCATAA